One genomic segment of Catalinimonas alkaloidigena includes these proteins:
- a CDS encoding DUF3347 domain-containing protein: protein MKKQILSVALGLSLLAVGAKAQSHDHSKMTEGNHHSTSATYQTPEAFQQQLAEVYQASLDLKEAFVASSKTQVKEAVNPVQEALSKVDMKLLKDHAHMDWMDHLKTIKSNLETVEKSNAIDEQRKGFTHFSEALYQSIKAFGIGDEEAYYQYCPMANNNKGAYWLSDNKEIRNPYFGDKMLKCGTVKESL, encoded by the coding sequence ATGAAAAAGCAAATTTTAAGTGTAGCACTCGGATTAAGTCTGTTGGCAGTTGGTGCAAAGGCACAAAGCCATGATCATAGTAAGATGACCGAAGGAAATCATCACAGCACAAGTGCAACTTATCAAACGCCTGAAGCTTTTCAGCAGCAGCTTGCTGAAGTTTACCAGGCAAGTCTGGATTTAAAAGAAGCTTTTGTAGCTTCCAGCAAGACCCAGGTGAAAGAGGCTGTAAATCCCGTGCAGGAAGCTTTATCTAAAGTGGACATGAAGCTTCTGAAGGACCATGCACACATGGACTGGATGGATCACCTCAAAACAATTAAAAGTAATTTGGAAACCGTAGAAAAATCCAATGCTATAGATGAGCAGAGAAAAGGCTTCACCCATTTTAGCGAAGCACTCTATCAAAGCATTAAAGCCTTTGGTATAGGTGATGAAGAAGCCTATTATCAGTACTGCCCAATGGCTAATAACAACAAAGGTGCTTACTGGCTCAGCGACAATAAGGAAATCCGCAATCCTTACTTCGGTGATAAGATGCTGAAGTGTGGAACAGTCAAAGAAAGCCTGTAA
- a CDS encoding efflux RND transporter periplasmic adaptor subunit has translation MNANKKIIIIALSTLAIGLMLGWLIFGGSSSESKMDDEHQHTTEIAGETVWTCSMHPQIRQGEPGDCPICGMNLIPLEDDQNEVLDPMAVSMSPTAMQLADIRTAAVGTMDPVKSVRLNGKVQEDERLVFSQSSHIPGRIEKLMVNFTGEFVRKGQAIAYIYSPDLVTAQEELFEAQKIKETQPQLFKSARVKLKNWKLSDSQIDKILERGTPSDEFPITADISGYVLSKNVNVGDYIKRGEPIYEIANLSRVWVMFDVYESDMPWINKGDQVQFTVQSLPGQTFESKISFLDPVIDPKTRVAKARVEMPNKDNQLKPEMFASGTVEAILPKKSNNIVVPKTAVMWTGKRSVVYVKNTTASGVSFMMRDVTLGPGLGDSFIVESGLEEGEEIAVNGTFSIDAAAQLAGKPSMMNPEGGPAMTGHNHGGMDMPASSDQVMKKETKPVSISQKAKEALRPLYTEYLKFKDALTTDEFDQAQKAASDLKTTLDKVNMSAFTGESHNAWMSYSSDLKNALQHVQHLKTIAELRTTFQQVSEGMIAMTKTFNPLDQTLYVQFCPMADDNKGANWLSTEEEIRNPYFGESMLTCGEVQENIK, from the coding sequence ATGAACGCAAATAAAAAAATAATAATCATAGCACTGTCAACACTGGCAATAGGTTTAATGCTGGGTTGGTTGATTTTTGGTGGTTCATCATCCGAAAGTAAAATGGATGATGAGCACCAGCACACTACAGAAATAGCAGGAGAGACCGTGTGGACTTGCTCCATGCATCCTCAGATCCGTCAGGGTGAACCTGGAGACTGCCCTATCTGTGGCATGAACCTTATTCCTTTGGAGGATGATCAGAATGAAGTACTTGATCCCATGGCAGTAAGTATGTCGCCTACCGCCATGCAACTGGCTGATATCAGAACGGCTGCTGTAGGTACCATGGATCCTGTAAAGTCGGTCAGATTGAACGGAAAGGTACAGGAAGATGAACGATTGGTTTTTTCTCAGTCTTCCCATATACCGGGCAGGATAGAAAAGCTGATGGTCAATTTCACCGGTGAGTTCGTAAGAAAAGGGCAGGCCATTGCGTATATATACTCTCCGGATTTGGTTACTGCTCAGGAAGAATTATTTGAAGCGCAAAAAATTAAAGAGACACAGCCACAATTATTTAAATCAGCACGGGTAAAACTCAAAAACTGGAAGCTTTCAGACAGCCAGATAGATAAAATATTAGAAAGGGGCACCCCTTCTGATGAATTTCCAATCACGGCAGATATTTCAGGCTATGTGTTGAGCAAAAATGTAAATGTGGGTGACTACATTAAGCGAGGAGAGCCCATTTATGAGATTGCGAATTTATCCCGCGTATGGGTGATGTTTGATGTGTATGAGTCGGATATGCCCTGGATAAATAAAGGAGACCAGGTGCAGTTCACAGTTCAATCACTGCCGGGACAAACATTTGAAAGCAAGATAAGCTTTTTAGATCCGGTAATTGATCCAAAAACCAGGGTAGCCAAAGCACGGGTAGAAATGCCCAACAAAGACAATCAGCTAAAACCTGAAATGTTTGCATCCGGTACGGTAGAAGCTATATTGCCCAAAAAATCAAACAACATAGTAGTTCCCAAAACTGCTGTTATGTGGACAGGCAAGCGTTCGGTAGTTTATGTAAAAAACACTACCGCTAGTGGAGTAAGTTTCATGATGCGTGATGTGACGCTTGGGCCAGGTTTGGGTGACAGCTTTATCGTGGAGAGTGGCCTTGAAGAAGGGGAAGAGATAGCAGTCAATGGTACCTTTAGCATTGATGCGGCAGCACAGTTGGCTGGTAAGCCAAGCATGATGAATCCGGAAGGAGGCCCGGCTATGACAGGGCATAACCACGGGGGTATGGACATGCCAGCTTCATCAGACCAGGTCATGAAAAAAGAGACCAAGCCAGTGTCAATTAGTCAGAAGGCGAAAGAAGCATTGCGGCCCCTTTATACTGAATACCTCAAATTTAAGGATGCCTTAACGACCGATGAATTTGATCAGGCTCAAAAAGCCGCTTCCGATCTCAAAACAACACTGGATAAGGTGAATATGTCTGCTTTTACCGGTGAGTCACACAATGCCTGGATGAGCTATAGCAGTGACCTGAAAAATGCATTGCAACATGTTCAGCACCTTAAAACGATAGCCGAACTACGAACTACATTTCAGCAGGTATCTGAAGGAATGATTGCCATGACCAAAACCTTTAACCCATTGGATCAGACACTGTACGTTCAGTTTTGCCCAATGGCAGATGATAATAAGGGGGCGAATTGGTTGAGTACCGAAGAGGAAATCCGCAATCCCTACTTCGGGGAATCTATGCTCACTTGTGGGGAGGTACAGGAAAATATCAAGTAA
- a CDS encoding AraC family transcriptional regulator, giving the protein MKKTKLHIKNMICPRCETVIRIEMKSLGIKVIDFRPGYATVVIPDSVNLTTLEKKLDNHGFELLNDPESKLVEQLKSAVLDYLLLQETVAGQKKEIPIFSAFLIAQVGKNYAHLSKFFSKHEGRTLESYYIHLRIERVKELLDYGELNVSEIARKLGYSSVHYLSAQFKKVTGMSISDYKKNAEKIGRTYLNRI; this is encoded by the coding sequence ATGAAGAAAACGAAGCTGCATATAAAGAATATGATCTGTCCACGTTGCGAAACAGTCATCCGCATTGAGATGAAATCTTTAGGAATCAAAGTGATAGACTTCAGACCCGGTTATGCTACAGTCGTAATCCCTGATTCAGTTAACCTCACTACTTTGGAGAAAAAACTTGACAACCATGGATTTGAACTGTTAAACGACCCGGAGAGCAAGTTGGTTGAGCAACTGAAATCTGCTGTCCTGGATTACTTGCTGCTTCAGGAAACTGTGGCAGGGCAAAAAAAAGAAATACCAATTTTTTCTGCCTTTCTCATCGCTCAGGTAGGAAAGAACTATGCACATCTAAGCAAGTTTTTTTCAAAGCACGAAGGCAGGACATTGGAAAGTTACTACATCCATTTGCGAATAGAACGGGTAAAAGAACTTTTGGATTATGGCGAACTCAATGTAAGTGAAATTGCCAGAAAACTGGGTTATAGTAGCGTACATTATCTATCCGCCCAATTTAAGAAAGTTACCGGCATGTCAATTTCTGATTATAAGAAGAACGCAGAAAAGATAGGCAGGACTTATCTCAACAGGATTTGA
- a CDS encoding TolC family protein — translation MKIIVNIVILVFLGTSVSQAQVLDDYFKIAAENNPGLQAKYREFEAAIQKVEQVNTLPDPNFSFGYFISPVETRVGPQKARFSLTQMFPWFGTLRAQGNAAALMAEAQYQAFLDARNRLYYQVAAAYYPLYELNQWKEIERENIEILESYKTIGTKKFENGEGPMVDVLRVDIMLKEAQTNLEILSKKEKPLRVTFNNLLNRNESEEVEVSEILPTPVLESDYRKDSLFDSNPVLEELDLKTASSEASEEVAYKQGLPKFGLGLDYVLVGDRTDLASDMAAPQDNGKNALMPMVSVSIPIFRNKYKAAVKEAQLMQESYSLQKEDFANALTSSYEMTWFEIQQQQELLELYDQQIQESNQALNLLFTAYGNSGNEFEEVLRMQQQLLKYEKMKATAETQYQIALARLNYLTAKTY, via the coding sequence ATGAAGATTATTGTAAATATTGTAATACTTGTTTTCCTCGGAACCAGCGTAAGTCAGGCGCAGGTCCTGGATGACTATTTTAAAATAGCAGCGGAAAACAATCCGGGATTACAGGCGAAATATCGGGAATTTGAAGCGGCCATACAGAAGGTGGAGCAGGTAAATACTTTACCGGACCCTAATTTCTCTTTTGGTTATTTCATTTCACCGGTGGAAACGAGGGTAGGGCCACAAAAGGCAAGGTTTTCCCTGACCCAGATGTTTCCCTGGTTTGGGACGCTACGGGCACAGGGAAATGCCGCAGCTTTAATGGCAGAGGCACAATATCAAGCCTTCTTAGACGCTCGTAACAGGTTATACTACCAGGTGGCAGCAGCCTATTATCCGCTTTATGAACTTAATCAATGGAAAGAGATTGAGCGGGAGAATATTGAAATACTGGAGTCTTATAAAACCATTGGTACTAAAAAGTTTGAAAATGGAGAGGGACCGATGGTGGATGTACTTCGGGTGGATATTATGCTCAAAGAGGCGCAGACCAATCTGGAAATTCTTTCTAAAAAAGAAAAGCCCCTGCGAGTCACTTTTAATAACCTGCTCAACCGAAACGAATCCGAAGAGGTAGAGGTATCTGAGATATTGCCCACCCCTGTGTTAGAATCAGATTATAGAAAAGATTCTTTATTTGATAGTAATCCGGTATTGGAAGAACTGGACTTAAAAACAGCCTCCAGTGAGGCAAGTGAAGAGGTAGCTTACAAACAAGGACTTCCAAAGTTTGGCCTGGGTCTGGACTATGTGTTGGTTGGAGACCGCACAGACTTGGCCTCCGATATGGCTGCTCCGCAAGACAATGGCAAAAATGCTTTGATGCCTATGGTTTCTGTCAGTATTCCCATTTTCAGGAATAAATACAAAGCCGCTGTTAAAGAAGCACAGCTCATGCAGGAAAGCTATTCACTCCAAAAAGAGGATTTTGCCAATGCCCTTACGTCAAGCTACGAAATGACCTGGTTTGAAATTCAACAACAGCAGGAATTGCTTGAGTTATATGATCAACAAATTCAGGAATCCAATCAGGCTTTAAATCTATTGTTTACGGCTTATGGGAATTCAGGAAATGAATTTGAAGAAGTACTACGTATGCAGCAACAGTTGCTAAAGTATGAAAAGATGAAGGCAACGGCCGAAACACAATATCAAATTGCCCTGGCCAGACTCAATTACTTAACTGCAAAAACATATTAA